TGGCGGGCACGAAGTATAGGGGCGAATTCGAAGAACGCCTAAAGAAGGTCGTTGAAGAGATCCGCAATGCAGGCAACTGCATCCTTTTCATAGACGAAGTCCATACTATGGTGGGTGCCGGGGCTGCCGAGGGCGCGGTCGACGCCGCGAACATCCTGAAGCCGTCGCTGGCACGCGGAGAGTTGCAGACAATCGGTGCAACGACCCTCGATGACTACCGGAAGTACGTGGAACGAGACCCCGCTCTCGAAAGACGATTCCAGCCCGTCAGGGTGGAAGAGCCTACTACTGAAGAGACTGTCGACATCCTGCGCGGAGTCAAAAAGCACTACGAAGAGCACCATCAGCTCACAATAACCGATGAGGCTCTTCAGCAGGCGGCAGTACTGGCGTCCAGGTACATCTCAGATCGCTTCCTGCCCGATAAGGCTATCGACCTCATCGACGAGGCGTCCTCTCGTGTTCGCATCAATTTCAGCACCGCGCCACTGTCCGTGCAGGAAGTGACGAAGATGCTGGAGAGTGTCCGCAATGAGAAAGACGAGGCCATCGCGAGCAGGCAGTATGAGTACGCTGCCGAACTCCGGGACAGAGAGGCGAGCATCGCCGATAAACTCGATGAGCTCGAACAATCCTGGAAGGACGAGCAGTCCGATGAAGCTCCGAAGGTCACAGAGGAGGACATCGCCGAAGTAGTGAGCATGTGGACCTCAATCCCGGTCACTGGACTGGCTGCTGATGAGACCGAAAGACTCATCAACATGGAGGAAGTCCTCCATCAGAAGGTCATTGGGCAGGATGAGCCTATTACGATGATCTCCAAGGCGGTCCGCAGGGGACGCGCTGGTCTCAAGAACCCGAGACGCCCCACTGGCATATTCATGTTCCTGGGGCCGACTGGCGTGGGTAAGACCCTGCTTGTCCGCAAACTCGCCGAGTTCCTGTTCGGTTCTGAGGATGCCCTTATTCGAATCGACATGTCTGAATTCATGGAGCGGCACTCGGTCGCCCGTCTGGTCGGTGCACCTCCGGGATACATCGGCTACGACGACGGCGGTCAGCTCACCGAGGCAGTCAGGCGCAAGTCTTATTGCGTCATTCTGCTCGACGAGATCGAGAAGGCGCACCCTGAGGTCTTCAACATCCTGCTCCAGATTTTCGACGACGGGCACCTGACCGACTCCAAGGGTCGCAAGGTGGACTTCCGCAACACTATCGTCGCCATGACCTCAAACATAGGCTCAGACTTAATCCGGCAGGACAGGTCCATCGGCTTCGCCGCCAGGTCAGGTCAGGGTCAGTCAGAGGACGAAGCCTACAATCGAATGAAGAACAACGTGCTGGACGAGGTAAAGCGGTTCTTCCGCCCTGAGTTCCTCAACAGGATCGACGGGAGCGTCGTGTTCCACTCCCTTAACCAGGACCACATGCACCAGATCATTCCAATCGAGCTTAGGGACGTAACGTCCAACCTGATCGAGAAGGGAATTAGCCTTGTCGTAACCGATGCGGCTAAGAACTGGCTGGTCGAGAAGGGTTATGATCCCGTTTTCGGCGCCCGCCCACTTCGCCGCGTTATCCAGGACCACGTTGAGGACAAACTCTCTGACTCGATATTGGGTGGACGGCTGGGACCCGCTGATACTGCCATCATCGATGTTGATGACGAGGGAGAGATCGTCGTCAGGGCTGAGTCTCCAGCCTCGGTGGCGTCTCCGACCTAAGTCCGGCTACAACCGCAATCTGCTGAAGGTCTGGGAAGGAACTCCTCCCAGACCTTCACTGTGTTAAGGGGACAATGGCAAGAAAGGCCAGATCGGTATTCGTGTGCTCTGCCTGCGGTGGCGAGTCCTCCCGTTGGGAGGGTCGCTGTTCGGCCTGCGGCGACTGGAATACTCTGAATGAGGTAGCGCAGCCAGCAGCTCCCAGGCGTGGGACTTGGGCTGGTTCAACAGGAAGCGAACCTGTGCCTCTGCGTGAAGTGACGCTCCAGGATCATCCAAGAACGACGTTCCAGTCATCGGAAGTAAATCGAGTCCTCGGTGGTGGACTGGTCCCGGGATCTGTGACTCTGGTTGCTGGCGACCCCGGTATCGGCAAGTCCACTCTGCTACTGGACGCCGCTGCCTACGCATCCGGGGAGTGCCCGGTCCTTTACGTCACCGGTGAAGAGTCCGCTCATCAGGTAAAGCTGCGTGCGGACCGACTCAAGATC
This window of the Dehalococcoidia bacterium genome carries:
- a CDS encoding ATP-dependent Clp protease ATP-binding subunit: MASRFEKFSEKARRVLSLAQEEAQRFNHTYIGTEHILLGLVRETDGVAAKVLNNLGVELSKVRSAVEFIIGRGERTPSGEIGLTPRAKKVIELAVDEARRLNHNYIGTEHLLIGLMREGEGVPAGVLESLGVTLDKIRAETSRILSQNVQQSQSSGSGRATSRTPTLDQLGIDLTQAARSGKLDETVGREREIQRVTQILSRRTKNNPVLVGEPGVGKTAIVEALAQRISNNDVPSTLQGRRLVTLDMGALVAGTKYRGEFEERLKKVVEEIRNAGNCILFIDEVHTMVGAGAAEGAVDAANILKPSLARGELQTIGATTLDDYRKYVERDPALERRFQPVRVEEPTTEETVDILRGVKKHYEEHHQLTITDEALQQAAVLASRYISDRFLPDKAIDLIDEASSRVRINFSTAPLSVQEVTKMLESVRNEKDEAIASRQYEYAAELRDREASIADKLDELEQSWKDEQSDEAPKVTEEDIAEVVSMWTSIPVTGLAADETERLINMEEVLHQKVIGQDEPITMISKAVRRGRAGLKNPRRPTGIFMFLGPTGVGKTLLVRKLAEFLFGSEDALIRIDMSEFMERHSVARLVGAPPGYIGYDDGGQLTEAVRRKSYCVILLDEIEKAHPEVFNILLQIFDDGHLTDSKGRKVDFRNTIVAMTSNIGSDLIRQDRSIGFAARSGQGQSEDEAYNRMKNNVLDEVKRFFRPEFLNRIDGSVVFHSLNQDHMHQIIPIELRDVTSNLIEKGISLVVTDAAKNWLVEKGYDPVFGARPLRRVIQDHVEDKLSDSILGGRLGPADTAIIDVDDEGEIVVRAESPASVASPT